One Lampris incognitus isolate fLamInc1 chromosome 18, fLamInc1.hap2, whole genome shotgun sequence genomic region harbors:
- the LOC130128941 gene encoding cbp/p300-interacting transactivator 3-like has product MAEHMMMSMSHGSAGGSLHGFRMGMNTPPQHNGQPGLRSLSNGQVMYGRTPQNSMEAAMRQRAAMVGPGGMAGQVNGSPMAGHHHHHQMMSGNMMYNGQSQQHHHHMHPQQQQQQQQQQQQTGHPQQYLPGNIPSQQLMASMHLQKLNTQYHGHPLGPGNGHHLPNGGQYRMSPAQLSGMQHMGAPLSLNGMDMDLIDEEVLTSLVLELGLDRVQELPELFLGQNEFDFISDFVCKQQPSTVSC; this is encoded by the coding sequence ATGGCCGAACATATGATGATGTCCATGAGCCACGGTTCAGCTGGTGGGAGCCTCCATGGTTTCAGGATGGGGATGAACACGCCTCCCCAACACAACGGCCAGCCTGGTCTGCGCAGCCTGTCCAATGGCCAGGTCATGTATGGCCGCACACCCCAGAACAGCATGGAGGCAGCCATGAGACAAAGAGCGGCCATGGTGGGGCCTGGAGGGATGGCCGGCCAGGTGAATGGATCTCCCATGGCcggccaccaccaccatcaccagatGATGTCTGGGAACATGATGTATAACGGTCAGAgccagcagcaccaccaccacatgcacccccagcagcagcagcagcaacagcagcagcagcagcagacgggACACCCCCAGCAGTACCTTCCTGGGAACATCCCTTCCCAGCAGCTCATGGCCAGTATGCATCTGCAGAAACTCAACACCCAGTATCACGGACATCCGCTCGGGCCCGGCAATGGCCACCACCTGCCCAACGGTGGACAGTACCGCATGAGCCCAGCCCAGCTGTCGGGTATGCAGCACATGGGCGCTCCGCTGAGTTTAAATGGCATGGACATGGACCTGATCGACGAGGAGGTGCTGACATCGCTAGTGCTGGAGTTGGGTCTTGACCGTGTTCAGGAGCTGCCCGAGCTCTTCCTAGGACAGAACGAGTTTGACTTCATCTCGGACTTTGTGTGCAAACAGCAGCCGAGCACGGTCAGCTGTTGA